The proteins below come from a single Paludibacter jiangxiensis genomic window:
- a CDS encoding beta-galactosidase, with translation MKNTIFLLLAFVCSSLSYGQKQFFKAENLVETGVYYYPEAWSPDQWERDFKNMASMGFEFVHMAEFAWAQLEPTEGNYDFRWLDRAVDLAAKNNLKVMLCTPSATPPVWLTRKYPEILVEQANGQTGMHGTREHYSWSSPKYQELTRKVVEAMAKHYANDKRIWGWQIDNEPSHYGALDYSPAAQASFRNWLKNKYKTIDELNRAWGTAFWSGIYTDFAQIEMPNVGRLYSGIASPTSVLDMKRFNADECAKFISLQNKAIKDNVPKSQFVTTNFMNGHTDVDPWRNPDLDFISYTVYPVAGYTDGVGDQGFRMGDPWRISFSNDFFRALKGVTGVMELQPGQVNWGSYNPQPYPGAVRMWLWNAFAGGLDFICSYRYRQPLYGGEQFHYGMVGTDGVTPLNGGQQYSQFMKEVKELRKLYKSNAAMPKEYAARKTAIVYNSDNVWETTIQPQTFQWNERDHIAKYYNALKLLKAPVEFADETKDLSAYPFVLVPAYQMVDKALVDKWMKYAENGGNLIVSVRTGLKDRDGHFPEAPWADAISKLIGAKIVMNDMLNSTKTATVSFNGQSYKWNTWGDMLEPASGTEVWASFADQFYAGKPTVVHRKLGKGSVTYIGTDTHDGKFEKDVLKKVFETAGTAVDELPEGVMVNWRDGFWVACNYSSSNVTLNIPASAKIIYGTKELTPAGVAVWKE, from the coding sequence ATGAAAAATACAATATTCCTTTTGTTGGCATTTGTCTGTAGCTCTTTGTCGTACGGACAAAAGCAGTTTTTCAAAGCAGAGAACCTTGTAGAAACAGGGGTGTATTATTATCCCGAAGCATGGAGCCCGGATCAGTGGGAGCGTGATTTTAAAAATATGGCTTCCATGGGATTTGAATTTGTCCACATGGCCGAATTTGCCTGGGCACAACTGGAACCTACCGAAGGAAATTATGATTTTCGCTGGTTAGACAGAGCGGTTGATCTTGCGGCCAAGAATAATCTGAAAGTGATGCTGTGTACTCCTTCTGCTACACCGCCGGTATGGCTGACGCGGAAATACCCGGAGATACTTGTGGAGCAGGCTAACGGACAAACCGGAATGCATGGTACCCGCGAGCACTATTCGTGGTCGAGCCCGAAATACCAGGAGCTAACCCGAAAAGTGGTAGAAGCCATGGCCAAACATTATGCCAACGACAAGCGGATTTGGGGCTGGCAGATCGACAATGAACCCTCGCACTACGGAGCGCTCGATTATAGCCCGGCAGCACAGGCTTCTTTTCGTAACTGGCTAAAAAATAAGTATAAAACTATCGATGAATTGAATCGTGCCTGGGGCACTGCTTTCTGGTCGGGGATTTATACCGACTTCGCACAAATTGAGATGCCGAATGTCGGTCGTTTGTATTCGGGCATTGCCAGTCCTACTTCGGTATTGGATATGAAACGGTTCAATGCAGATGAGTGTGCCAAATTCATTTCGCTTCAAAACAAGGCAATTAAGGATAACGTCCCAAAATCGCAGTTTGTTACGACAAACTTTATGAATGGTCATACCGATGTCGATCCATGGCGCAATCCCGACCTCGATTTCATTAGTTACACGGTGTATCCCGTAGCCGGTTATACCGATGGGGTAGGCGATCAGGGTTTTCGTATGGGTGATCCGTGGCGTATCTCCTTTTCCAATGACTTTTTTCGTGCATTGAAAGGTGTTACCGGAGTAATGGAGCTTCAACCCGGTCAGGTAAACTGGGGTAGCTATAATCCGCAACCCTATCCGGGTGCTGTACGCATGTGGCTTTGGAACGCTTTTGCCGGTGGCCTCGATTTTATCTGCTCCTATCGTTATCGTCAACCGCTGTATGGCGGCGAGCAGTTCCATTATGGCATGGTGGGCACCGACGGAGTCACTCCGCTCAACGGTGGACAACAATATAGCCAGTTTATGAAGGAAGTGAAAGAACTGCGGAAATTGTATAAGTCAAACGCTGCAATGCCCAAAGAGTATGCCGCCCGCAAAACGGCTATTGTTTACAACTCCGATAATGTGTGGGAAACCACCATTCAGCCGCAGACTTTCCAATGGAACGAACGCGATCACATTGCCAAATATTACAATGCGCTTAAATTGCTGAAAGCTCCCGTTGAGTTTGCAGATGAAACAAAAGACCTGTCAGCATATCCTTTTGTGCTGGTGCCAGCCTATCAGATGGTCGATAAAGCATTGGTGGATAAATGGATGAAATATGCCGAAAATGGAGGGAATCTGATCGTTTCGGTACGTACAGGACTGAAGGATCGTGATGGTCATTTCCCGGAAGCTCCGTGGGCTGACGCGATCAGCAAACTGATTGGTGCGAAGATTGTGATGAACGATATGCTCAACTCGACTAAAACGGCGACTGTTTCGTTCAACGGCCAATCGTATAAATGGAATACCTGGGGCGATATGCTCGAGCCGGCTTCCGGTACCGAAGTGTGGGCCAGCTTTGCCGATCAGTTTTATGCCGGAAAACCTACCGTTGTTCATCGCAAACTTGGCAAAGGTTCTGTTACGTATATCGGGACGGATACTCACGATGGCAAGTTCGAAAAAGATGTCTTGAAAAAGGTGTTTGAAACTGCTGGAACGGCCGTTGATGAATTGCCCGAAGGTGTAATGGTGAACTGGCGCGACGGGTTCTGGGTGGCTTGCAACTACTCTTCATCCAACGTAACTCTGAATATTCCGGCCAGTGCAAAAATTATTTACGGGACAAAAGAGCTGACACCTGCAGGTGTTGCAGTGTGGAAAGAATAG
- a CDS encoding alpha/beta hydrolase has product MKRLCALLVLMFAVVVVFAAKIETVSTYSKVMNKEIKAVVVTPDNYSTAKRLPVIYLLHGYGGNYNDWITQGKSFIPLVDTYDVIVVCPDGAIGSWYFDSPMDKNFQYETYVTKELIPFVDSHYATIADRAGRGITGLSMGGHGALYLSFRHQDLFGVAGSMSGGVDFRPFPNNWDIAKRLGTYAENPDNWEKNTVVNLVHLLTPKSLSLIIDCGSEDFFYKVNCQLHEKLLDRNIPHDFIIRPGAHNWPYWNNSIQYQMLFMSNFFTKTTPVK; this is encoded by the coding sequence ATGAAAAGACTTTGTGCTTTATTGGTGTTAATGTTTGCTGTTGTTGTCGTTTTTGCTGCCAAAATTGAAACGGTGTCTACCTACAGCAAGGTGATGAACAAAGAAATTAAAGCCGTAGTGGTAACTCCCGACAATTATTCAACGGCCAAACGCCTTCCGGTAATCTATCTGCTTCATGGATATGGCGGTAATTATAACGACTGGATCACGCAGGGCAAATCGTTTATTCCTTTGGTCGATACTTACGATGTAATTGTGGTTTGTCCTGATGGCGCAATTGGTAGCTGGTATTTCGATAGCCCGATGGATAAGAATTTTCAATACGAAACTTACGTCACCAAAGAGCTGATCCCGTTTGTGGATAGCCATTATGCTACGATCGCTGACCGTGCCGGACGAGGCATTACCGGTTTAAGCATGGGCGGACACGGTGCGCTCTATCTTTCGTTTCGCCATCAGGATTTGTTTGGCGTGGCCGGCAGCATGAGCGGAGGTGTCGATTTTCGTCCTTTTCCTAACAACTGGGACATTGCCAAACGGTTGGGCACTTACGCCGAAAATCCGGATAACTGGGAGAAAAATACCGTGGTGAACCTCGTTCATCTGCTTACACCGAAATCGTTGAGCCTGATTATCGATTGCGGATCGGAAGACTTTTTCTACAAGGTAAATTGCCAGTTGCACGAAAAACTGCTTGACCGGAATATTCCACACGATTTTATCATTCGCCCGGGAGCTCACAACTGGCCTTACTGGAATAATTCCATTCAGTATCAAATGCTGTTTATGTCCAATTTTTTCACAAAAACGACACCAGTAAAATAA
- a CDS encoding SGNH/GDSL hydrolase family protein: protein MFSRRTFLKTAAIAGIATAVTPASLLAAKPKRNEFSVSDKEKHLTFLFQGDSITDGNRGRNSDPNHIMGHGYAFAVASRVGADFPHDGFSFYNRGISGNRVPDLQQRWKTDTLDLHPDVLSLLVGINDVDHAIKNNEPITDVAAFEQGYRDLLQQSKAANPKILFVLGLPFVYPVGNRKNNWEKWRDGVAARKAVVLKLAAEFDAIVVDYPSVFDKAMKDSPADYWIWDGIHPTVFGHELMAREWIKQVSKKLIFLKNYRY, encoded by the coding sequence GTGTTTTCTCGTAGAACTTTTCTGAAAACGGCTGCTATTGCCGGAATCGCAACTGCTGTTACTCCGGCTTCCTTGTTGGCAGCCAAACCAAAACGAAACGAATTTTCTGTATCCGACAAAGAGAAGCACCTGACTTTTCTTTTTCAGGGTGATTCTATAACAGACGGCAACCGAGGGCGTAATAGCGATCCGAACCACATCATGGGACACGGGTATGCCTTTGCAGTTGCCAGTCGGGTAGGAGCCGACTTTCCTCATGACGGATTTTCGTTCTACAATCGGGGAATAAGTGGCAACCGTGTGCCCGACCTTCAGCAACGCTGGAAAACGGATACGCTCGATCTGCATCCCGATGTGTTGAGTCTTCTGGTAGGTATCAACGATGTTGATCATGCCATTAAAAACAATGAGCCGATTACAGATGTCGCAGCTTTTGAGCAAGGCTATCGTGATTTGTTGCAACAAAGCAAAGCTGCCAACCCTAAAATATTGTTCGTGTTGGGCCTTCCTTTCGTTTATCCGGTTGGGAACCGCAAAAATAACTGGGAAAAATGGCGCGATGGAGTGGCGGCTCGCAAAGCAGTGGTGCTGAAACTTGCTGCCGAATTCGATGCCATAGTGGTCGATTATCCTTCGGTTTTTGATAAAGCCATGAAAGATTCTCCAGCCGATTATTGGATTTGGGATGGTATTCATCCTACCGTTTTCGGTCACGAACTGATGGCTCGCGAATGGATCAAGCAAGTCAGTAAAAAGCTGATATTTTTGAAAAATTACAGATACTAA
- a CDS encoding GDSL-type esterase/lipase family protein has protein sequence MNRTKYSFLLLFLLLSVVTFAQPKIKVACVGNSITFGYGLKPTESYPTQLQALLGDKYEVHNYGNSARTLLSKGNLPYIKEKEYSDALALNPDIVIIKLGTNDSKPMNWKYQTDFIADLTAMVKRFKQLPSHPKIYLCYPIPVFARAPHFHPEWGINDSIIVNGVIPKIKTVQKKMHVRLIDLRKPFLGHEELVFDGIHPNAEGAKFLANEIFRQLTTKH, from the coding sequence ATGAATCGTACAAAATACTCATTTTTACTGCTGTTTTTGCTCCTTTCGGTTGTGACATTTGCGCAACCGAAAATCAAGGTAGCCTGCGTAGGCAACAGCATTACTTTCGGTTACGGTCTGAAACCGACAGAATCTTATCCGACTCAACTCCAGGCTTTGTTGGGCGATAAATACGAGGTGCACAACTACGGTAACAGCGCTCGTACATTGCTCTCGAAAGGAAATTTGCCGTACATCAAAGAGAAAGAGTATAGCGATGCGCTGGCTCTGAATCCCGACATTGTTATTATAAAGCTGGGAACCAACGACAGCAAACCGATGAACTGGAAGTATCAGACCGACTTTATTGCGGATCTGACAGCGATGGTGAAACGGTTCAAGCAACTGCCGTCGCATCCCAAAATCTATCTCTGCTATCCGATTCCGGTATTTGCCCGTGCACCTCATTTTCATCCCGAGTGGGGCATCAACGATAGCATCATTGTCAACGGCGTTATTCCGAAAATCAAAACCGTGCAAAAGAAAATGCACGTGCGGTTGATTGATCTCAGAAAACCATTTTTAGGGCACGAAGAATTGGTCTTCGATGGCATTCATCCCAATGCCGAAGGTGCGAAATTTCTTGCCAACGAGATATTCAGACAATTAACCACTAAGCATTAA
- a CDS encoding DUF5703 domain-containing protein, translating to MNKFSCYNVLLFICVFLLPLLASAQPKSLDRYNVVWTTQSKNSSESMPCGGHDIGLNVWVENGDLLFYVSRSGTFDENNGFLKLGRVRVKLSPNPFENGEFRQELKLHEGYVEITGKNKAVSAKINLWVDVMRPVVHVSVNADKPVTTEAVYESWRYENYLQKSGENFANSLKWGPVKNITTQRDSIAFRGKGVEFFHHNLDSTVFDITVRQQGLWAYKDKMYNPLKNLTFGGCFEGKGMSPAGMTSGRYVDANFKGWVLKSDKPVKNQEITLTLHTLQTPDVKAWQSGLEAAKTDRDKNAKTALAKTRVWWNDFWNRSFIEGTATGAISKEESVLRNFELFRYQLGCNAFGSAPTKFNGGLFTYDAAFTDPKKQYTPDFRNWCGGLMTAQNQRLVYFPFLKNGDFEMMKPQFDYYKNMLGNAELRSEVYWGHKGACFTEQIENFGLPNSAEYGWKRPENYDKGMEYNAWLEYLWDTSLEFCFMILEKERYTGADITEYLPLIRSCLTFFDEHYQYLAKQRGAKALDDNGHLVLYPGSGAETFKMAYNASSTIAALKTVTSRLLELPDKYLSADERKAWSGFLQRIPPIEFAEFDGHKTIAPARAWMRVQNEESPQLYPVFPWGMYGVGKPDLDVAINTWNYDPIVKKFRSPKGWKQDNIWAARLGLTEAADTLLQQKLGDSPRRFPSFWGPGFDWTPDHNWGGSGMIGLQEMLMQVDGKKIYLLPAWPKSRNVHFKLHAPYNTTVEATVEDGKLKKLEVLPAERKSDVQVMNGF from the coding sequence ATGAACAAGTTTTCTTGCTATAACGTTTTATTATTTATTTGTGTTTTTTTACTGCCGTTGCTCGCATCTGCTCAGCCCAAAAGCCTCGACCGCTACAACGTGGTGTGGACTACGCAGAGTAAAAACTCCTCCGAATCGATGCCTTGCGGTGGTCACGATATTGGACTGAACGTGTGGGTCGAAAATGGCGATCTGCTCTTTTATGTTTCCCGAAGTGGCACTTTTGATGAAAATAACGGTTTTCTAAAACTGGGGCGCGTACGGGTGAAACTCTCTCCCAATCCATTCGAAAACGGTGAGTTTCGCCAGGAATTAAAACTGCATGAAGGCTATGTCGAAATTACCGGCAAGAATAAAGCTGTTTCGGCTAAAATCAATTTGTGGGTCGATGTGATGCGGCCAGTGGTGCATGTGTCGGTGAACGCCGACAAGCCGGTAACGACCGAGGCTGTATATGAAAGCTGGCGTTACGAAAACTACTTGCAGAAGTCGGGCGAGAATTTTGCCAACTCATTGAAATGGGGTCCGGTTAAGAATATAACTACCCAACGCGACAGTATTGCTTTCCGGGGCAAAGGAGTAGAGTTCTTTCACCACAATCTGGATAGCACGGTATTTGACATTACTGTTCGCCAGCAAGGGTTGTGGGCTTATAAAGACAAAATGTACAATCCATTGAAGAACCTGACGTTTGGTGGATGCTTCGAGGGAAAAGGAATGTCGCCCGCCGGAATGACGAGCGGTCGTTACGTGGATGCCAATTTCAAAGGCTGGGTACTGAAAAGTGATAAACCAGTCAAAAATCAAGAGATCACCCTGACACTTCATACGCTTCAAACGCCTGATGTCAAGGCGTGGCAAAGCGGGCTGGAAGCGGCCAAAACTGATCGCGATAAGAATGCCAAAACAGCTCTTGCCAAAACCCGCGTTTGGTGGAACGATTTCTGGAACCGTAGCTTTATTGAAGGAACGGCTACCGGAGCCATCTCCAAAGAGGAATCAGTATTGCGCAATTTTGAGTTGTTCCGTTATCAGTTGGGTTGCAATGCCTTTGGTTCGGCTCCTACCAAATTTAATGGCGGATTGTTTACCTACGATGCTGCGTTTACAGATCCAAAGAAGCAGTACACTCCCGATTTCCGCAATTGGTGCGGAGGTCTGATGACGGCTCAGAATCAGCGTTTGGTCTATTTCCCATTCCTCAAAAACGGCGATTTTGAGATGATGAAGCCTCAGTTTGATTACTATAAAAATATGCTGGGCAATGCCGAGTTGCGTAGCGAGGTTTATTGGGGACACAAAGGCGCTTGCTTTACCGAACAGATCGAAAATTTCGGATTACCCAATAGCGCAGAATATGGCTGGAAACGTCCCGAAAACTATGATAAGGGAATGGAATACAATGCCTGGCTCGAATATCTTTGGGATACCTCGCTCGAATTCTGTTTTATGATTCTGGAGAAAGAGCGTTATACCGGAGCTGACATTACCGAATATCTGCCGTTGATAAGAAGCTGTCTCACTTTTTTCGACGAACATTACCAATATCTGGCCAAACAGCGTGGTGCAAAAGCGCTTGATGATAACGGGCATCTGGTACTCTATCCCGGTTCGGGAGCCGAAACTTTTAAGATGGCGTATAATGCATCTTCCACTATTGCAGCCCTGAAAACCGTTACTTCCCGTTTGCTGGAGCTGCCCGATAAATACCTGAGCGCTGACGAACGTAAGGCATGGAGCGGTTTCTTGCAACGCATACCACCTATCGAGTTCGCAGAGTTTGACGGGCATAAGACCATTGCTCCGGCCAGAGCATGGATGCGGGTGCAAAACGAAGAGTCTCCACAGCTTTACCCTGTGTTTCCCTGGGGAATGTACGGCGTGGGTAAACCCGATCTGGATGTTGCGATAAATACATGGAACTACGATCCGATTGTGAAAAAATTCCGCAGTCCGAAGGGCTGGAAACAGGATAATATCTGGGCGGCACGATTGGGATTGACCGAGGCTGCCGATACGCTGCTGCAACAAAAACTGGGCGATTCACCCCGACGTTTCCCTTCGTTCTGGGGTCCTGGTTTTGACTGGACTCCCGACCACAACTGGGGAGGCAGCGGCATGATAGGCCTGCAGGAAATGTTGATGCAGGTGGACGGAAAGAAAATTTACCTTTTGCCTGCCTGGCCGAAAAGCCGGAATGTTCATTTCAAATTGCATGCACCATACAATACCACTGTTGAAGCAACCGTTGAAGACGGAAAACTGAAAAAGCTGGAAGTGTTGCCTGCAGAACGAAAATCGGATGTGCAGGTGATGAACGGATTTTAG
- a CDS encoding SBBP repeat-containing protein encodes MRKGLMTVCLSLACYFGSAQSSVNLIWGKQYGCDKEVYVRNHMIDRFGNVYVTGYTDGKMGERSFGKKDGFISKIDGKGNLLWSSQFGSDQDDDIQGSAMDDAGNIYITGTTDGVLGEKKFGKEDVFVAKFSSKGKQLWIKQFGTDSIDIGLGILVSKDQSVYVTGSTFGKLGSTSQGNEDAFVMKLTSGGRLVYVQQFGTSLRDGGDCLAQDNAGRIYLAGRTFGNLISSNKGMMDCFICRLDEQGKPITFAQLGTESFDIPTCLMVDNQDNIYLGGTTAGNLASSQLGEGDCFLVKLNRKGEILWDKQFGTDKHDSVKGICSSKLLGDNFLVSGVMNLPPANAFVRMYSGDGKLIWEKKIIPEGVNGDASGKNVTIDRLGNIYHVGLTGFDLYGRLSGTHDFYLVKLK; translated from the coding sequence ATGAGAAAAGGGCTAATGACTGTATGTTTATCTCTTGCCTGTTATTTCGGGTCTGCACAGTCTTCAGTTAATTTGATTTGGGGTAAGCAATATGGTTGTGATAAAGAGGTTTATGTTCGCAATCACATGATTGATCGTTTCGGCAATGTTTATGTGACGGGTTATACCGATGGCAAGATGGGTGAGCGTTCTTTTGGTAAAAAAGACGGATTTATCTCTAAAATAGATGGAAAAGGAAATCTGTTGTGGTCAAGTCAGTTCGGTTCTGATCAGGACGATGATATTCAGGGTTCGGCTATGGATGATGCCGGTAATATCTACATTACGGGTACTACTGATGGCGTTTTGGGTGAAAAGAAATTCGGGAAGGAAGATGTTTTTGTTGCAAAATTTTCATCAAAGGGCAAGCAATTGTGGATTAAACAATTTGGAACCGACAGTATCGATATCGGGTTGGGAATTCTGGTCTCCAAAGATCAGTCGGTTTATGTTACCGGATCTACTTTCGGTAAGTTGGGTTCTACATCCCAGGGAAATGAAGATGCTTTTGTGATGAAACTGACTTCCGGAGGGCGGCTTGTTTATGTACAACAGTTTGGCACCAGTTTGCGCGATGGCGGAGACTGTCTGGCTCAGGATAACGCAGGACGGATTTACCTTGCAGGTCGCACTTTTGGAAACCTGATCTCTTCAAATAAAGGAATGATGGATTGTTTTATTTGCAGGTTGGACGAGCAGGGAAAACCAATTACATTCGCTCAATTAGGTACTGAGTCTTTCGATATTCCAACTTGTTTGATGGTTGATAATCAGGATAATATTTACCTCGGAGGGACAACAGCAGGCAATCTGGCATCTTCGCAATTGGGAGAAGGCGATTGTTTTCTGGTAAAATTAAACCGGAAGGGTGAAATATTGTGGGATAAACAGTTTGGTACAGACAAACATGACTCGGTTAAAGGAATTTGCAGCAGTAAGCTGCTTGGCGATAATTTTCTCGTTAGTGGTGTGATGAATCTTCCTCCTGCAAATGCATTTGTTAGGATGTATAGCGGTGATGGTAAGCTTATTTGGGAAAAGAAAATAATTCCGGAGGGTGTTAATGGAGATGCTTCGGGCAAGAATGTGACTATCGATCGACTGGGGAATATTTATCACGTCGGGTTGACCGGCTTTGATCTTTACGGACGATTAAGCGGGACACATGATTTTTATCTCGTCAAGTTGAAATGA
- a CDS encoding zinc-binding alcohol dehydrogenase family protein, protein MKALQIVQAGEMKVVSVEKPALKAGEVLVKLCYVGFCGSDLNTYLGKNPMVKLPVIPGHEIGAVIEAVGEGVPAHIQPGVSCTVNPYTACGSCPSCRNGRPNACQFNQTFGVQRDGAMSEYISVPWGKVIPDAEITPRDFALVEPMSVGFHAVSRAQVTDLDVVMVIGCGMIGVGAIVRSALRGARVIAVDVDDSKLALAKRLGAAYTINSKTEDVHARLQTITNNAGPDVVIEAVGAPPTYQMAISEVAFTGRVVCIGYAKTEIAFETKYFVQKELDIRGSRNAMPEDFRAVIEYMKRGTCPKEELISGIYEPEQAQEAMKHWQSDPGKVFRIFVKF, encoded by the coding sequence ATGAAAGCTTTACAAATTGTTCAGGCTGGTGAGATGAAAGTCGTCTCGGTAGAAAAACCGGCTCTGAAAGCAGGAGAAGTACTGGTGAAATTGTGTTATGTGGGCTTTTGCGGCTCCGACCTCAATACCTACTTAGGTAAAAACCCGATGGTAAAACTGCCCGTTATTCCGGGTCACGAAATTGGTGCGGTCATCGAAGCCGTAGGCGAAGGTGTTCCTGCGCATATCCAACCGGGAGTTTCCTGTACAGTCAATCCATACACCGCTTGCGGCAGTTGTCCTTCGTGTCGTAACGGCCGTCCCAATGCCTGCCAGTTCAATCAAACCTTCGGCGTGCAACGCGATGGTGCCATGAGCGAATACATTTCCGTTCCATGGGGTAAGGTGATTCCCGATGCGGAAATTACTCCCCGTGATTTTGCGCTGGTAGAACCGATGAGTGTCGGTTTTCACGCCGTATCGCGCGCTCAGGTTACCGACCTCGACGTGGTGATGGTGATCGGTTGTGGTATGATCGGGGTAGGAGCAATTGTGCGTTCGGCCTTGCGTGGTGCCCGTGTTATTGCCGTTGATGTGGATGACAGCAAACTGGCTTTGGCAAAACGTTTGGGTGCGGCTTATACCATCAATTCCAAAACGGAAGATGTACACGCCCGCTTGCAGACCATTACCAACAATGCCGGTCCTGACGTGGTGATCGAAGCCGTGGGAGCACCTCCTACTTACCAAATGGCAATCAGCGAAGTCGCCTTCACTGGTCGCGTGGTGTGCATCGGTTATGCCAAGACTGAAATTGCTTTCGAAACCAAATATTTCGTGCAGAAAGAACTCGATATTCGCGGGTCGCGCAACGCCATGCCCGAAGATTTCCGTGCTGTGATCGAATACATGAAACGCGGTACCTGTCCGAAAGAAGAGCTCATCAGCGGCATCTACGAACCCGAACAGGCACAAGAAGCCATGAAACACTGGCAATCCGACCCGGGCAAAGTTTTTCGTATCTTTGTGAAATTCTGA
- the fucP gene encoding L-fucose:H+ symporter permease — protein MSKRPYALPLLLIFSLFFIWAISSNLLPTMIRQLMKTCELSTFEASFTESAYWLAYFIFPIPIAMFMKRYSYKSGIIFGLVLAAIGGLLFFPGVMIKEYWAYLCIFFIIATGMCFLETAANPYVTVLGDPATAPRRLNLAQSFNGLGAFISAMFLSKLVLSGHKFTRETLPTDFPGGWTGYIQQESDAMKLPYLILATVLIVIAVVFIFSKLPKIKEGDHVEGEVSNDKLIDFNVLKRSHLRWGVIAQFFYNGGQTAINSLFLVYCCTYAGLPEGTATTFFGLYMLAFLSGRWIGTLLMVKFRPQNMLVTYALLNVLLCIVIMVCGGMVGIYAMLAIAFFMSIIYPTQFSLALTDLGKNTKSGSAFLVMAIVGNACLPQLTAYIMDRNSAIYYIAYVIPMICFAFCAYYGWKGYKVVD, from the coding sequence ATGTCTAAACGACCTTATGCTTTGCCTCTGCTGTTGATATTTAGCCTCTTTTTTATCTGGGCCATCAGCAGCAATCTTTTGCCTACCATGATACGGCAATTGATGAAAACATGCGAACTCTCAACTTTTGAAGCCTCCTTTACCGAATCGGCTTACTGGCTGGCCTACTTTATCTTCCCGATCCCGATTGCCATGTTTATGAAACGCTACAGCTACAAATCTGGAATTATCTTCGGATTAGTGCTGGCAGCCATCGGTGGACTGTTGTTCTTTCCCGGAGTGATGATTAAAGAGTATTGGGCTTACCTTTGCATCTTCTTTATTATTGCCACCGGCATGTGTTTCCTCGAAACGGCCGCCAATCCGTATGTTACGGTGCTGGGTGATCCGGCTACGGCTCCCCGTCGCTTGAATCTGGCGCAATCGTTCAACGGTCTGGGGGCTTTTATTTCGGCCATGTTCCTGAGCAAACTGGTGCTGAGCGGACATAAATTTACCCGCGAAACCCTGCCAACTGATTTCCCCGGCGGATGGACCGGTTACATACAACAGGAGTCGGATGCGATGAAACTGCCGTACCTGATTTTGGCAACGGTGCTGATTGTGATTGCCGTTGTTTTTATCTTCTCGAAATTGCCTAAAATCAAGGAAGGTGACCATGTGGAAGGCGAAGTATCGAACGATAAACTGATCGATTTCAACGTGCTGAAACGTTCGCATTTGCGCTGGGGAGTTATCGCACAGTTTTTCTATAACGGTGGACAGACGGCGATCAACAGCCTCTTTTTGGTTTATTGCTGTACATATGCCGGATTGCCAGAAGGCACTGCTACTACATTTTTTGGCTTATACATGCTTGCGTTCCTTTCCGGACGTTGGATCGGAACATTGCTGATGGTGAAATTCCGCCCGCAAAACATGCTGGTTACATACGCATTGTTGAATGTGTTGCTCTGTATCGTGATTATGGTTTGTGGCGGAATGGTGGGCATTTATGCCATGTTGGCTATTGCCTTCTTTATGTCAATTATCTATCCGACACAGTTCTCGCTGGCATTGACCGATCTGGGAAAAAATACAAAGAGCGGTTCGGCTTTCTTAGTGATGGCCATCGTTGGGAATGCTTGTTTGCCTCAGTTGACGGCATATATCATGGATCGGAATAGCGCGATTTATTATATTGCCTATGTTATTCCGATGATTTGTTTCGCATTTTGTGCTTATTACGGATGGAAAGGCTACAAAGTAGTCGATTGA